CGCTAGATTTTTCGTTACAATAGATTCAAAATGATGTGGAGGTGTCTAAATGAGTGGAAAAGATGAAACAGTACTCTTTCGCTTCGATGAAAGTAAAGAAAAAGATGTAAAAGAGACACTTGAAATAGTTTACGACGCCCTAGTAAGCAAGGGCTATAATCCAATCAATCAAATTGTAGGATATTTATTATCTGGCGATCCTGCGTATATCCCACGTCACAATCAAGCTAGAAATCTTATTCGTTACCATGAACGCGATGAGTTATTAGAAGAACTTGTTAAAAGCTATATGAAGCAAAGTGGTCGAGAATAAGCATGCGTATTATGGGTTTGGATGTGGGTTCTAAAACGGTTGGCGTAGCCATAAGTGACCCTTTTGGCTGGACTGCCCAAGGAATCGAAACCATTAAAATTGACGAAGAGGCAGGGAAATTCGGGTTTTCACGCTTAAGGCAATTAATTGAAGATTATCAAGTGGAAAAGATCGTTATTGGATTGCCTAAAAACATGAACAACACCGAAGGCCCTCGAGCTGAAGCATCGCGTCACTATGGAGATATGGCTATTGAATTATTCGACTTACCAGTTTTTTATCAGGATGAACGGTTAACTACTCAGCAATCGGAACGCTTTCTGATTGAGGCGGCAGATGTGAGCCGGAAAAAACGTAAAAAGGTAATCGATAAGTTAGCTGCTGTTCTCATTTTACAGAACTATTTAGATAGTCATTCACATTAGTATGAAGGAGCATTGTATGGCTGAAGATTTAGATAATTTAATTACTTTATATGATGAAGAAGGTAATGAGCGTTTATATAAAATTCTCTTTAGTTTCGACTCGAAAGATCTTAATAAATCTTATGTCTTAGTATACCCAGCCGAAGAGGAAGGCGAAGAATTAAATATCGAAGCTTATGCCTATGAAGAGGGCGAAGACGGAGAAGGTAGCTTATTGCCAATTGAAAGTGAAGAAGAATGGGATATGGTAGAGGAAGTGTTTAACACTTTCGTTCAAGACCCAAACTTAAATCAATAAGCCAAGTAAAGAGAATATGATATGAGGTCATATTCTCTTTTATTATTAATGGCAGTTGACACACGGGGCTGTGACTTTGGTCACCGCCTCTTTTTATGTGATGATAGGATAAATGTTTCATTCTGGTTAAATTTTTGGCTCTAAGTTTACAAATAGCATCTTTATCAGTAAAATGCATAATAGCTTATTTTGTTCAAAGCAGAGTCTTTTTATTATGAAATGAGGAAGCACGATGTTTAATGATGAAGAAAAGAAAAAAGAGTAAAGCGAGACCAGGCTAGGGTCAATGCTTTAGAAAAACAAGAAAATGTTCAGGCTAATCGGATTATCCGCTGGATTATTATTACTTTGCTCCTTATCTGTATTGTCTTTGCTCTACTAATGGGAATCCTAGTAGCTACTGGTGGCTTTGGAGAGGAAAAAGAAACTCAGGTGACCATTCCTCAGGGAGCAAGTGCTAGTCAAATTGCTCATATTCTTAACGAAAATGATGTCATTTTTAATGAAAGCCTCTTTAAGATCTACCTCCGTCTATCTAATCATGATCCAATTCAGGCAGGAACCTATCAATTGAAAACCTCGTCTGGCTTTGGTGAAGTCATGAATCAACTCGCACATGCCCAAGGTCCGGCTACCCAAGCGGTCTTAGTCAAAGAGGGCATGAATGTTGAAGAAATTGCTCAAGTAATGGCAGATTATTTTGGAATTACTCAGGAAGAAGCCTTGAAGCGGATTAATTCGGAGGACTTATTGGCAGAAGAAGCGACTAAGTACCCAGAATTACTCAAAGATGTGGTGAATAATGACCAATTACGCTATCCTTTGGAAGGTTAC
This genomic window from Aerococcus sp. Group 1 contains:
- a CDS encoding IreB family regulatory phosphoprotein encodes the protein MSGKDETVLFRFDESKEKDVKETLEIVYDALVSKGYNPINQIVGYLLSGDPAYIPRHNQARNLIRYHERDELLEELVKSYMKQSGRE
- the ruvX gene encoding Holliday junction resolvase RuvX, which produces MRIMGLDVGSKTVGVAISDPFGWTAQGIETIKIDEEAGKFGFSRLRQLIEDYQVEKIVIGLPKNMNNTEGPRAEASRHYGDMAIELFDLPVFYQDERLTTQQSERFLIEAADVSRKKRKKVIDKLAAVLILQNYLDSHSH
- a CDS encoding DUF1292 domain-containing protein, which translates into the protein MKEHCMAEDLDNLITLYDEEGNERLYKILFSFDSKDLNKSYVLVYPAEEEGEELNIEAYAYEEGEDGEGSLLPIESEEEWDMVEEVFNTFVQDPNLNQ